In the Chloroflexota bacterium genome, one interval contains:
- a CDS encoding ACT domain-containing protein, which translates to MEIRQRVREITVESGWALMKLEGVPDKPGIAAQVFGAVAKAGISVELILQNAGVNKVTDISFTVRQADAAATRRILESLKAAVGARKADSLERLYKVQVVGTGILNDPAYVGQMFKALGEAKVNILAIGTSEVRITCLVREADQSRAKSALNDAFQVGVAG; encoded by the coding sequence GTGGAGATACGACAGCGCGTTCGAGAGATAACCGTGGAATCAGGCTGGGCCTTGATGAAGCTGGAGGGCGTGCCGGACAAGCCAGGCATCGCCGCTCAGGTCTTCGGCGCCGTCGCCAAGGCCGGCATCTCCGTGGAGCTCATCCTCCAGAACGCCGGCGTCAACAAGGTCACGGACATCTCCTTCACCGTCCGCCAGGCCGATGCCGCCGCCACGCGCCGCATCCTCGAATCCCTCAAGGCCGCCGTCGGCGCGCGCAAGGCCGATTCCCTGGAACGGCTCTACAAGGTGCAGGTCGTCGGCACCGGCATCCTCAACGACCCCGCCTACGTCGGCCAGATGTTCAAAGCCCTGGGAGAAGCCAAGGTCAACATCCTCGCCATCGGCACCAGCGAAGTGCGCATCACCTGCCTCGTCCGCGAGGCCGACCAGTCCCGCGCCAAGTCCGCCCTCAATGACGCCTTCCAGGTCGGCGTGGCGGGCTAG
- the lysS gene encoding lysine--tRNA ligase produces the protein MDERSARIEKAAELRRRGIDPYPHTFRRSHTITEARALWERRDPASQERIAVTLAGRITGVRRMGKANFAHIEDQDAKIQLYVSVDKTKDFAIFRDFIDRGDIVGIEGHLFTTRTGELTVEAAKVSLLCKAIEPLPEKYHGLQDLERMRRQRYLHLLAEPDARTLFLKRSKVAALIRSFLHNQGFVEVQTPILQPIYGGAAARPFVTHHNELKRDLYLRIAPELYLKRLIVGGFDKVFEIGNCFRNEGIDSTHNPEFTMVELYQAFADYHDMMTLLEELYKHLARELNGSMVLPARPVHGKEVAIDLSKPWRRLTYFDAIKEYTGVDVSGVSTLADAITAASRAGVKTDGMEKMDWEHVLGEIFDQKVEEHLIEPTFITDFPAGLCPLTKRHRTDPRLAERFEPFIGGMEVANAYSELSDPAYQREQFEAQKRRAAAGDEEAQPMDDDYLLALEYGLPPTGGLGFGLDRLVMLLTGATSVRDIILFPQQRQQADQ, from the coding sequence GTGGACGAACGTTCCGCACGCATCGAAAAGGCCGCCGAGCTGCGCCGGCGCGGCATAGATCCGTACCCCCACACCTTCCGCCGCAGCCACACCATCACGGAGGCCCGCGCCCTCTGGGAGCGGCGCGACCCGGCAAGCCAGGAGCGCATCGCCGTCACCCTGGCAGGGCGCATCACGGGCGTGCGCCGCATGGGCAAGGCCAACTTCGCCCACATCGAAGACCAGGACGCCAAGATCCAGCTCTACGTGAGCGTGGACAAGACCAAGGACTTTGCTATCTTCCGCGACTTCATTGATCGGGGCGACATCGTCGGCATCGAAGGCCACCTCTTTACCACCAGGACCGGCGAACTCACCGTGGAGGCCGCCAAGGTCTCCCTCCTCTGCAAGGCCATCGAGCCTCTCCCGGAGAAGTATCACGGCCTCCAGGACCTGGAGCGCATGCGCCGCCAGCGCTACCTCCACCTCCTGGCAGAGCCCGATGCGCGAACGCTCTTCCTCAAGCGCTCCAAGGTCGCCGCCCTCATCCGCTCCTTCCTGCACAACCAGGGCTTTGTGGAAGTGCAGACGCCCATCCTCCAGCCCATCTATGGCGGCGCGGCGGCGCGGCCCTTCGTCACCCACCACAACGAGCTGAAGCGCGACCTCTACCTCCGCATCGCCCCGGAGCTCTACCTCAAGCGCCTCATCGTCGGCGGCTTCGATAAGGTCTTTGAGATCGGCAACTGCTTCCGCAACGAAGGCATAGACTCCACCCACAACCCGGAGTTCACCATGGTGGAGCTCTACCAGGCCTTCGCCGATTACCACGACATGATGACGCTCCTGGAAGAGCTCTATAAGCACCTCGCCCGGGAGCTCAACGGCTCGATGGTTCTGCCCGCGCGTCCCGTCCACGGCAAGGAGGTCGCCATTGACCTCTCGAAGCCTTGGCGGCGGCTCACCTATTTTGACGCCATCAAGGAATACACCGGCGTGGACGTCTCCGGCGTCTCCACCCTGGCCGATGCCATCACCGCCGCCTCACGCGCAGGCGTCAAGACGGACGGCATGGAGAAGATGGACTGGGAGCACGTCCTGGGAGAAATCTTCGACCAGAAGGTGGAAGAGCACCTCATCGAGCCGACGTTCATCACTGATTTCCCCGCGGGCCTCTGCCCCCTCACCAAGCGCCATCGCACCGACCCGCGCCTCGCCGAGCGCTTCGAGCCCTTCATCGGCGGCATGGAGGTCGCCAACGCCTATTCGGAGCTCTCCGACCCGGCCTACCAGCGCGAGCAGTTCGAGGCCCAGAAGCGCCGCGCCGCCGCAGGCGATGAAGAGGCCCAGCCCATGGACGACGACTACCTCCTGGCCCTGGAGTACGGCCTGCCGCCCACCGGCGGCCTCGGCTTCGGCCTCGATCGCCTCGTCATGCTGCTCACCGGGGCAACCAGCGTCCGCGATATCATCCTCTTCCCCCAGCAGCGCCAGCAGGCCGACCAATGA
- a CDS encoding homoserine dehydrogenase — protein MSRDRISLWSRTAVTTKGTSAKPLEINVGLIGVGVVGSAVLDFFAKGPLEVPIPGARFGEPSVAKVRLWSASRRTRKNPNAASEEAIAKVVSRDERNKPRFYADDDGHGPGWRAIVRDPKVDIVVEVTGSPVAEAMIEESLWLGKSVVTANKKVLSRSGYELVKLAQSRGAVLACEAAVGGGMPVVQVMGAAIGGRITGMLAIINGTTNFILSKMRDAALNGGGADQAYPNAVVEAQKAGLAEADPAADVYGEDAQSKIIILAGLAFGVRVKPKDVYVRGIARQGSAPGSTLGSRAIFDAPDLHFLEQLGYAPKLLAGAQMTGGHVVAWVQPAAVPKSHPLARVEGSGNAALLRTESPVSANGMGAKAYDIFLNGPGAGGPETASSVIADILFCARQIAVAGKRDSAQEQAPLYSYTTSAFSRTQPYGHGPSLTRAESLKTPYLLRFVNRTSGSAIATTIAAHLGGSGITIRAGQGFERAPAYLYFTTEPASLNAVERALQAVIRETPPGALSPDILYLPIMSGACFEETPKGKA, from the coding sequence CTGTCTCGCGACCGCATTTCCCTCTGGAGCCGCACTGCTGTGACGACGAAAGGCACATCGGCGAAGCCGCTGGAAATCAACGTCGGCCTCATCGGCGTCGGCGTCGTCGGCTCTGCCGTCCTGGACTTCTTCGCCAAGGGCCCGCTGGAGGTGCCTATCCCCGGCGCGCGCTTCGGCGAGCCGTCGGTCGCCAAGGTGCGCCTCTGGAGCGCATCGCGGCGGACGCGGAAGAACCCCAACGCCGCTTCGGAAGAGGCCATCGCAAAGGTCGTCAGCAGGGACGAGCGCAACAAGCCTCGCTTTTACGCCGATGACGATGGCCACGGCCCCGGCTGGCGCGCCATCGTCCGCGACCCAAAGGTGGACATCGTCGTCGAGGTCACCGGCTCTCCCGTGGCGGAGGCGATGATCGAAGAGTCCCTCTGGCTCGGCAAGAGCGTCGTCACCGCCAACAAAAAGGTCCTCAGTCGCAGCGGCTATGAGCTGGTCAAGCTGGCCCAGTCCCGCGGCGCCGTCCTGGCCTGCGAGGCGGCCGTCGGCGGCGGCATGCCTGTGGTGCAGGTGATGGGAGCGGCCATCGGCGGGCGCATCACCGGCATGCTGGCCATCATCAACGGCACCACCAACTTCATCCTCTCCAAGATGCGCGATGCCGCCTTAAACGGCGGAGGCGCAGACCAAGCCTACCCCAACGCCGTCGTGGAGGCCCAGAAGGCCGGCCTTGCCGAGGCCGACCCCGCCGCGGACGTCTACGGCGAAGATGCGCAGAGCAAGATCATCATCCTGGCCGGGCTTGCCTTCGGCGTGCGCGTGAAGCCCAAGGACGTCTACGTCCGGGGCATCGCCCGCCAGGGCAGCGCCCCCGGCAGCACCCTGGGCAGCCGCGCTATCTTTGACGCGCCCGACCTCCACTTCCTGGAGCAGCTGGGCTACGCCCCCAAGCTCCTGGCCGGCGCGCAGATGACCGGCGGCCACGTGGTGGCCTGGGTCCAGCCCGCCGCCGTCCCCAAGTCCCACCCGCTGGCGCGCGTGGAAGGCTCCGGCAACGCCGCCCTCCTCAGGACGGAATCGCCCGTCTCCGCCAACGGCATGGGCGCCAAGGCCTACGATATCTTTCTCAACGGCCCCGGCGCGGGCGGCCCCGAGACCGCCTCCTCCGTCATCGCCGATATACTCTTCTGCGCCCGGCAGATCGCCGTGGCCGGCAAGCGCGATTCCGCGCAGGAGCAGGCGCCGCTCTACTCCTACACCACCAGCGCCTTCAGCCGCACTCAGCCCTACGGCCACGGGCCCTCCCTCACCAGGGCGGAGAGCCTCAAGACCCCCTACCTCCTGCGCTTTGTGAACCGCACATCCGGCTCCGCCATCGCCACCACCATCGCGGCGCACCTTGGGGGGAGCGGCATCACCATCAGGGCCGGCCAGGGCTTCGAGCGCGCTCCCGCCTACCTCTACTTCACCACGGAGCCCGCTTCGCTCAATGCGGTGGAGCGCGCCCTGCAGGCCGTCATCCGTGAAACGCCTCCGGGCGCCCTCTCGCCCGATATCCTCTACCTGCCCATCATGAGCGGCGCCTGCTTCGAAGAGACGCCCAAGGGCAAGGCCTAA
- a CDS encoding inositol monophosphatase, which yields MWLAYRSAAAASEAEVSKAKAREIERRLDVAITIGLEAARGTLRPFYKGKPKIVTKADGTPVTEADRRAEQYLRRAIRKAFPKDGVLGEEYGETKGSSGFRWIVDPIDGTQSFVRGVPLYGTLVGVELDGDACIGVIVAPALDEYVYAAKGRGAWWVARGGRPKRARVSTTARLADALLCITSVGGFADAGREGALAGVQRAVKRIRGFGDCYGYLLVATGRSDAMADPEMSLWDNAALKQVIEEAGGRFTDWTGKATIYGKDAAATNGRLHAALLKALNG from the coding sequence TTGTGGCTGGCCTACAGAAGCGCGGCGGCCGCTAGCGAGGCAGAAGTGTCGAAGGCGAAGGCGCGAGAGATAGAACGTCGGCTGGATGTTGCCATAACCATTGGGCTGGAAGCGGCCCGCGGCACCCTGCGGCCCTTCTATAAGGGCAAGCCGAAGATCGTCACGAAGGCGGACGGCACGCCCGTCACGGAGGCAGATCGCCGGGCGGAGCAATACCTTCGCCGGGCCATCCGCAAGGCCTTCCCAAAGGATGGGGTCTTGGGCGAAGAGTATGGCGAGACGAAGGGAAGCTCCGGCTTTCGCTGGATCGTTGACCCGATAGACGGCACGCAGTCGTTCGTGCGGGGGGTGCCGCTCTATGGGACGCTGGTGGGCGTTGAGCTGGATGGGGATGCCTGCATCGGCGTCATCGTGGCGCCGGCGCTGGATGAGTACGTCTATGCCGCCAAGGGCCGGGGCGCATGGTGGGTGGCCCGTGGAGGCCGCCCCAAGCGGGCCCGTGTCTCCACCACGGCGCGGCTTGCGGATGCGCTGCTGTGCATCACCTCCGTCGGCGGCTTTGCGGATGCCGGTCGTGAAGGGGCGCTGGCGGGCGTTCAGCGGGCGGTCAAGCGCATCCGAGGCTTCGGCGATTGCTACGGCTATCTGCTCGTGGCGACGGGCCGGAGCGATGCGATGGCGGACCCCGAGATGTCGCTCTGGGATAACGCGGCGCTCAAGCAGGTGATCGAAGAGGCGGGCGGGCGCTTCACCGACTGGACGGGCAAGGCGACGATCTACGGCAAGGACGCTGCAGCCACCAACGGCAGGCTGCACGCGGCGCTGCTCAAGGCGCTGAACGGCTAG
- the rlmD gene encoding 23S rRNA (uracil(1939)-C(5))-methyltransferase RlmD, with product MAKNRRKPLDPVDVQLTIEEMAFMGEGLARHGDDLVYVANTIQGEEVIATLRWKSRRYLEAEVKEILKPSPHRVTPPCRYYGECTGCQWQHIAYPHQLELKAKLVADQLRRVGGFTEAIVRPTIGCEEPWAYRNHARFTVRRESGQLGFVHRSRHRFVRIDHCLIMEAGVNRLLGQLQERCGETTQLSIRYGVKTDSFLIQPTLKSDKVTVPTGQKHYEEEMLGRRFRVASPSFFQVNVRQAERLIGVVREALSLTGRETLVDAYAGVGTFAALLAPSARQVIAIEESSSAVADARLNIEGLANVTLAEGKTEEVMAQMAERPDAVILDPPRTGCHKTTLDSLVRLQPPRVAYVSCDPESLARDLKVLCASGYELIEVQPVDMFPHTYHIEAVANLRWRGG from the coding sequence ATGGCCAAGAATAGGCGCAAGCCGCTCGACCCTGTTGACGTGCAGCTCACCATCGAAGAGATGGCCTTTATGGGCGAAGGCCTGGCGCGCCACGGCGACGACCTGGTCTACGTGGCGAACACGATCCAGGGCGAAGAGGTCATCGCGACGCTGCGGTGGAAGAGCCGTCGCTACCTGGAGGCGGAGGTGAAGGAGATCCTGAAGCCTTCGCCGCACCGGGTGACGCCGCCCTGCCGCTATTACGGCGAATGCACCGGGTGCCAGTGGCAGCACATCGCCTACCCCCACCAGCTTGAGCTGAAGGCGAAGCTCGTGGCCGATCAGCTGCGTCGGGTGGGAGGCTTCACGGAGGCGATCGTGCGGCCGACGATCGGCTGTGAGGAGCCGTGGGCCTACCGCAACCACGCGCGCTTCACCGTGCGCCGGGAGAGCGGCCAGCTGGGCTTTGTCCACCGGAGCCGCCACCGCTTTGTGCGGATAGACCACTGCCTGATCATGGAGGCCGGGGTGAACCGGCTCCTGGGCCAGCTCCAGGAGCGCTGCGGCGAGACGACCCAGCTCTCCATCCGCTACGGGGTGAAGACGGACTCCTTCCTCATCCAGCCGACGCTGAAATCGGACAAGGTCACGGTGCCGACGGGCCAAAAGCACTATGAAGAGGAGATGCTGGGCAGGCGCTTCCGGGTCGCTTCGCCATCGTTTTTCCAGGTGAATGTGCGCCAGGCGGAGCGGCTCATCGGCGTGGTGCGGGAGGCGCTGTCGCTCACCGGACGGGAGACGCTGGTGGATGCCTATGCGGGAGTGGGCACCTTCGCGGCGCTGCTCGCGCCTTCGGCGCGGCAGGTCATCGCCATCGAAGAGTCGTCATCGGCGGTGGCGGATGCGCGGCTCAACATCGAAGGGCTGGCGAATGTGACGCTGGCGGAGGGGAAGACGGAGGAGGTGATGGCGCAGATGGCGGAGCGGCCCGATGCGGTGATCCTGGACCCGCCGCGCACGGGCTGTCATAAGACGACGCTCGATTCCCTGGTGCGCCTGCAGCCGCCGCGTGTGGCCTACGTCTCCTGCGACCCGGAAAGCCTGGCGCGCGACCTGAAGGTGCTGTGCGCGAGCGGCTATGAGCTCATCGAAGTGCAGCCGGTGGACATGTTCCCGCACACGTACCACATCGAAGCGGTGGCGAACCTGCGGTGGCGGGGCGGCTAG
- a CDS encoding cupin domain-containing protein, with translation MIEPLGDYEVVSDTRTKEAALRVLRLKAGTRVLPHYHRHCTQVYVVITGSVDIQLGDGHLWAKQFDTVRIPPMTVHALKGIENTLVLSTSVPPLLADDQIPVETQKKNNKAS, from the coding sequence ATGATCGAGCCACTCGGCGATTACGAAGTCGTCTCGGACACGCGCACCAAGGAGGCGGCCCTGCGGGTCTTGCGCCTCAAGGCGGGCACCCGCGTCCTGCCCCACTACCACCGGCACTGCACCCAGGTCTACGTGGTCATCACCGGCTCCGTGGATATCCAGCTGGGCGATGGGCATCTCTGGGCCAAGCAGTTCGATACCGTGCGCATCCCGCCCATGACCGTCCACGCCCTCAAGGGCATCGAGAACACCTTGGTGTTGAGCACCTCGGTTCCGCCGCTCCTGGCGGACGACCAGATACCCGTGGAGACGCAGAAGAAGAACAACAAGGCTTCGTAG